A window of Thermococcus aggregans contains these coding sequences:
- a CDS encoding mevalonate kinase gives MRVLASAPAKIILFGEHSVVYGKPAIAAAIDLRTYVKAEFNKNGRIRIEAKDIRTPGLTVSFSEDQIYFETDYGKAAEVLSYVREAINLVMKEADKQRGVTVSITSQIPVGAGLGSSAAVAVATIGAVSKLFGLELTPEEVAKLGHKVELLVQGASSGIDPTVSAIGGFLYYQKGSFERLPVIELPIVVGYTGSSGSTKELVAKVRKNYEEMPEIIEPILTSMGKLVEKAREVILAEYDREIKFKLLGTLMNINHGLLDALGVSTKSLSDLVYASREAGALGAKITGAGGGGCMYALAPRKQSEVATAIKIAGGMPMITKISREGLRIEEAEK, from the coding sequence ATGAGAGTACTCGCTTCAGCTCCGGCCAAAATCATTCTCTTTGGGGAACACAGCGTTGTGTATGGAAAACCCGCAATAGCTGCCGCAATAGACTTAAGAACCTACGTGAAAGCAGAGTTTAACAAAAATGGAAGAATTAGAATAGAAGCAAAGGACATAAGAACTCCCGGTCTGACGGTTTCTTTTTCGGAAGACCAAATATATTTTGAAACCGATTATGGAAAGGCCGCTGAAGTTTTGAGCTATGTTAGGGAAGCAATAAACCTCGTCATGAAAGAAGCTGATAAGCAAAGGGGAGTAACGGTTTCAATTACTTCTCAAATTCCCGTAGGTGCAGGACTCGGAAGTTCAGCCGCTGTGGCTGTAGCAACGATAGGTGCTGTATCTAAGCTTTTTGGTTTAGAGCTTACGCCTGAAGAAGTGGCAAAGCTTGGGCATAAGGTGGAGCTCCTCGTCCAAGGTGCATCGAGCGGTATTGACCCAACCGTTTCGGCTATTGGTGGATTCCTCTACTACCAAAAGGGCTCTTTTGAGAGATTGCCCGTAATTGAATTACCAATAGTAGTCGGCTATACAGGCTCAAGCGGCTCCACGAAAGAGCTTGTTGCAAAAGTTAGGAAAAACTACGAGGAGATGCCCGAGATAATCGAACCAATACTCACTTCGATGGGCAAGCTCGTGGAAAAGGCCAGAGAGGTCATTCTTGCAGAATACGACAGGGAAATCAAGTTCAAACTCCTTGGGACGTTAATGAACATAAATCACGGTCTCCTCGACGCCCTTGGTGTCTCAACAAAAAGCCTAAGTGATTTGGTGTACGCTTCAAGGGAAGCCGGAGCTTTAGGAGCAAAGATAACTGGGGCTGGCGGTGGCGGCTGTATGTACGCTTTGGCTCCAAGAAAGCAAAGCGAAGTTGCAACAGCGATAAAGATTGCCGGAGGAATGCCAATGATAACAAAGATAAGCAGGGAAGGGCTCAGAATAGAGGAGGCTGAGAAATGA
- a CDS encoding isopentenyl phosphate kinase: MIIIKLGGSVISDKNTAYSFNQEVVEAIAEEVAQFYPEESFILVHGGGSFGHPNAREYKIREGLVGDVKRKRIGFSKTHQAMLKLNDLIIEVFLEKGLPAYSVSSSSIFMIEKGDIVYGELEILRKLLEKGFIPVLFGDTAIALDKGIDILSGDQIVSYLAKMLKPSKVIFLMNVDGIYDKNPKEKGARLIKELDTEEIRHLLESSDSAGIDVTGGIGNKLRKALEIAHHSDVYFINGKVKGNITRVLRGENPGTAIKRW; the protein is encoded by the coding sequence ATGATAATCATCAAACTCGGCGGAAGTGTGATAAGTGACAAAAATACGGCCTATTCGTTTAATCAAGAAGTTGTTGAGGCAATAGCTGAAGAAGTAGCACAGTTTTATCCAGAAGAAAGCTTTATCCTTGTTCACGGCGGCGGGAGCTTTGGACACCCGAATGCAAGGGAATACAAAATCCGAGAGGGGCTAGTTGGAGATGTAAAGCGCAAGAGAATAGGCTTTTCAAAGACCCATCAAGCAATGCTCAAGCTCAACGACCTGATAATAGAGGTTTTCCTTGAAAAAGGACTGCCAGCTTATTCTGTTTCCTCCTCATCGATATTCATGATAGAGAAAGGCGATATAGTTTATGGAGAGCTTGAGATTTTAAGAAAGCTCCTTGAAAAGGGCTTTATTCCCGTCCTCTTTGGAGACACGGCGATAGCTCTCGACAAGGGAATAGACATCCTCTCCGGAGACCAGATAGTTAGCTATCTGGCAAAGATGCTCAAGCCGAGCAAAGTGATCTTTTTGATGAACGTTGATGGAATCTACGACAAGAATCCGAAGGAAAAGGGAGCAAGGCTGATTAAAGAACTTGACACCGAGGAAATTAGACATTTACTGGAAAGTTCAGACTCAGCGGGAATTGACGTTACCGGAGGAATTGGAAACAAGCTCAGAAAAGCCCTTGAGATTGCCCACCATTCAGACGTTTACTTCATAAACGGAAAGGTTAAAGGGAACATTACAAGAGTCCTTCGGGGAGAAAATCCCGGGACTGCTATTAAGAGGTGGTAA
- the fni gene encoding type 2 isopentenyl-diphosphate Delta-isomerase has protein sequence MVNVDKEELTIIRKFEHIEHCLKKQVEAHVSTQFENIHFVHKSLPEIDKDEIDLSVEFLGRKFDYPIMIAGMTGGTKGSQIAGKINKTLAKAAQELNIPMGVGSQRAMIRNPETWESYYVRDVAPDVFLVGNLGAPQFAETMPNRYGVEEALKAVETIQADALAIHMNPLQESVQPEGDTQYRGVLKALAELKNELPYPIIAKETGAGVSMEVAIRLESIGIDAIDVGGLGGTSWSGVEYYRAKDERSKNLALKFWDWGIPTALSVAEVRYATGLPIIATGGIRDGIMIAKALALGANLAGVALPLLKPAVKGDVEGVIKILQRYIDELRNAMFLVGARNLEELRKVPLVVTGFAREWLEQRIDLAEFLRERRRKA, from the coding sequence GTGGTAAATGTGGATAAAGAAGAGCTCACAATTATTAGGAAGTTTGAGCACATTGAGCACTGCCTAAAGAAGCAGGTTGAAGCCCATGTAAGCACCCAATTCGAGAACATACATTTTGTTCACAAATCCTTGCCGGAGATAGACAAGGATGAAATTGATTTAAGCGTGGAATTTCTTGGAAGAAAGTTTGACTACCCAATAATGATAGCTGGAATGACCGGAGGTACAAAAGGCTCACAGATCGCTGGGAAAATAAACAAAACCCTTGCTAAAGCTGCCCAAGAGCTTAACATCCCTATGGGGGTTGGAAGTCAGAGGGCCATGATTAGAAACCCAGAGACATGGGAGAGCTACTACGTTAGGGATGTTGCGCCCGATGTCTTTTTGGTCGGCAATCTCGGAGCTCCCCAGTTTGCCGAAACAATGCCCAACCGCTATGGTGTTGAGGAGGCGTTAAAAGCTGTTGAAACGATTCAAGCTGATGCCCTCGCCATTCACATGAACCCTCTCCAAGAGAGCGTCCAGCCTGAGGGAGATACACAATACCGGGGCGTTCTAAAAGCCTTGGCAGAACTCAAAAATGAGCTCCCATACCCAATAATAGCCAAGGAGACCGGGGCCGGAGTTTCGATGGAGGTTGCAATAAGGCTTGAGAGCATCGGCATAGATGCCATTGACGTTGGAGGTCTTGGAGGCACGAGCTGGAGTGGTGTTGAGTATTACAGAGCTAAGGATGAGAGAAGCAAAAACCTGGCTCTGAAGTTCTGGGACTGGGGAATTCCAACTGCTCTAAGCGTTGCTGAAGTTCGCTACGCCACAGGGCTCCCAATAATTGCCACAGGTGGGATAAGGGACGGCATAATGATTGCAAAGGCCTTAGCCCTTGGTGCAAACTTGGCAGGAGTTGCTTTACCTCTGCTGAAGCCGGCAGTTAAGGGCGATGTTGAGGGTGTGATTAAGATTCTTCAAAGGTACATAGATGAGCTGAGGAACGCGATGTTTCTCGTTGGGGCAAGGAACCTTGAAGAGCTTAGAAAAGTGCCCCTCGTTGTCACAGGATTTGCAAGGGAATGGCTTGAGCAGAGAATTGACCTAGCTGAGTTTCTCAGGGAAAGGCGAAGAAAAGCTTAG
- a CDS encoding RNase J family beta-CASP ribonuclease, giving the protein MITVYTLGGYEEVGKNMTAIEYQGEVVIIDMGIRLDRVLIHEDVNFQQMSSRDLRKLGAIPDDSSLKNKKVVAIALSHGHLDHIGAIAKLAPHYPNVPIYGTPYTIKLAKGEVRSEQYFEVTNPMYETQYGEIVQVSENLAIEFVQITHSIPHSSMVVIHTPEGAVVYACDYKFDNHNPLGEKPDYKRLKEIGQEGVKVLIPESTRVAEETKTPSEASAKLLLEDFFYYEGMEEKGLIATTFASHIARLQELIEIANNMGRQAVLVGRSLAKYTGIAKQLGLIKMKGAKAVRSPNAVQKTLREVSQARENYLLIVTGHQGEPGAVLTRMANGELYDIGKDDTVVFSAGVIPNPLNIAQRYALETKLRMRSVRMVKDLHVSGHASREDHRYLIKLLNPENIVPAHGEFRMLTHYAELAEEEGYLIGKDVFVSRNGYKVDVR; this is encoded by the coding sequence ATGATAACTGTTTACACACTAGGCGGTTACGAGGAAGTAGGAAAGAACATGACTGCTATTGAATACCAAGGGGAAGTCGTGATTATTGATATGGGAATAAGGCTCGATAGGGTTCTCATCCATGAGGATGTTAATTTTCAGCAGATGAGTTCTAGAGATTTAAGAAAATTGGGTGCAATTCCCGATGATTCCTCGCTCAAAAACAAAAAGGTCGTTGCCATTGCTCTTTCTCATGGTCATCTCGACCACATAGGGGCAATAGCAAAGCTCGCCCCTCATTATCCAAACGTCCCAATTTATGGGACTCCATACACAATAAAACTTGCAAAAGGGGAAGTTAGGAGTGAGCAATACTTTGAGGTCACAAATCCGATGTATGAAACTCAGTATGGGGAGATTGTTCAGGTTAGTGAGAACTTAGCGATAGAGTTCGTGCAGATTACTCATTCAATCCCCCACTCCTCAATGGTTGTAATACATACTCCAGAGGGAGCTGTGGTTTATGCATGCGATTATAAGTTTGATAACCACAATCCCCTTGGAGAAAAGCCAGATTACAAGAGGCTCAAGGAAATAGGGCAAGAAGGGGTGAAAGTCCTTATACCGGAATCCACAAGGGTTGCTGAAGAAACAAAGACACCAAGTGAAGCCTCCGCAAAGCTGCTCTTAGAAGACTTTTTCTACTACGAGGGAATGGAGGAGAAGGGATTAATAGCCACTACATTTGCCTCCCACATTGCTCGTCTCCAAGAGCTGATAGAGATAGCAAACAACATGGGAAGACAGGCAGTTCTCGTGGGCAGATCGCTTGCAAAATACACCGGAATAGCAAAACAGCTGGGTCTAATAAAAATGAAAGGAGCAAAAGCAGTTAGAAGTCCAAATGCTGTCCAGAAAACGCTTAGAGAGGTCTCCCAAGCAAGAGAAAACTACCTGCTGATAGTAACGGGACACCAAGGTGAACCTGGAGCTGTGCTCACGAGAATGGCAAATGGAGAGCTTTACGACATTGGAAAAGATGATACTGTTGTGTTTTCAGCTGGGGTGATTCCAAATCCACTAAACATAGCCCAGCGCTATGCCCTTGAAACAAAGCTCAGAATGAGGAGTGTGAGGATGGTTAAGGATTTACATGTCTCAGGCCATGCAAGCAGGGAGGACCACAGATATTTAATTAAGCTTCTAAATCCGGAGAACATAGTTCCCGCTCATGGAGAATTTAGAATGCTCACCCACTATGCTGAGCTTGCTGAAGAGGAAGGCTATTTAATCGGAAAAGATGTTTTCGTATCAAGAAACGGTTACAAAGTTGATGTGAGGTGA
- a CDS encoding polyprenyl synthetase family protein, with protein sequence MKFDPLFKALKEKAKVVDEAIFELIPEKEPKVIYDAARHYPLAGGKRVRPFIVLTSTEAVGGNPEKAVYAAAAVELLHNYSLVHDDIMDMDEKRRGRPTVHKVWGINMAILAGDLLFSKVFEAVAKIPVKAEKVVRVLDVIAKTSNELCEGQAMDLEFENKGTVTIEEYMKMVSGKTGALIDASATIGGIIGTENEDYIRALSKYGRNIGIAFQVWDDVLDLIADEEKLGKPVGSDIRKGKKTLIVAHFLENAGEEDKAKFFKIFGKYAGDVKGEGIIEEDIQEDVKEAIELLRKYGSIDYAAKVARELADEAKEALKTLPESEARGQLELLADFIVEREY encoded by the coding sequence ATGAAATTTGACCCACTGTTTAAAGCATTAAAAGAGAAAGCCAAAGTTGTCGATGAGGCTATTTTTGAGCTCATACCTGAAAAGGAGCCCAAAGTTATTTATGATGCAGCCAGACATTACCCCTTAGCTGGAGGAAAGAGGGTTAGGCCGTTCATAGTTTTAACCTCTACCGAGGCTGTTGGAGGAAATCCGGAGAAAGCCGTTTATGCAGCAGCAGCCGTAGAACTGCTCCACAACTACTCCCTAGTGCACGATGACATAATGGACATGGACGAGAAAAGAAGAGGCAGGCCGACGGTTCATAAGGTTTGGGGAATAAACATGGCAATTTTGGCTGGAGATCTGCTCTTCTCAAAGGTTTTTGAGGCTGTGGCAAAAATACCTGTCAAGGCTGAGAAAGTTGTAAGGGTTCTGGATGTTATCGCAAAGACTTCCAATGAGTTATGCGAAGGGCAGGCAATGGACTTGGAGTTTGAAAACAAAGGAACGGTTACCATAGAGGAATACATGAAAATGGTAAGTGGAAAAACCGGCGCGCTAATAGATGCTTCAGCTACAATAGGTGGGATCATAGGAACGGAAAACGAGGATTACATCCGAGCATTATCAAAATACGGAAGGAATATTGGCATAGCATTCCAAGTATGGGATGATGTTCTTGATTTGATAGCGGACGAAGAAAAGCTTGGGAAGCCTGTGGGAAGCGATATAAGAAAGGGCAAAAAAACGCTCATAGTTGCTCACTTCCTTGAAAACGCAGGCGAGGAAGATAAAGCAAAGTTCTTCAAGATATTTGGAAAATATGCAGGGGACGTAAAGGGAGAAGGAATCATAGAGGAGGACATTCAAGAAGATGTCAAAGAAGCCATTGAGCTACTCAGAAAATATGGAAGCATAGACTATGCCGCAAAAGTTGCAAGAGAGCTGGCAGATGAAGCAAAGGAAGCACTAAAAACACTCCCTGAGAGTGAGGCAAGAGGACAGCTCGAACTTTTGGCGGACTTTATAGTGGAGAGAGAGTACTGA
- a CDS encoding winged helix-turn-helix transcriptional regulator has protein sequence MSTREKILEYITKNPGITFRKLAQELNMGIGNLQYHLRHLEKEGRVTSKRLGGKKYFFPAGFEEEYRRLMIAISNESQRKILLLLAEGDKNQGEIAEKLNLTPSTIIYHTKGLETLGIITRVKDGKNTVYSLNCDVDVLLRIIKEYKPKIWDKLADKLIDLTLTFRGEEK, from the coding sequence ATGAGCACCAGAGAAAAAATTTTGGAGTATATCACAAAGAATCCCGGGATAACCTTTCGTAAATTAGCCCAAGAGCTCAACATGGGGATAGGAAACCTTCAATACCACCTACGGCATCTTGAAAAAGAGGGGAGGGTTACTTCAAAGAGGCTTGGAGGGAAAAAATATTTCTTCCCTGCGGGTTTTGAAGAAGAGTACAGGCGTCTTATGATAGCTATTTCAAATGAAAGCCAGAGAAAGATACTCCTTTTGCTTGCAGAAGGAGACAAAAACCAGGGCGAAATTGCAGAAAAGCTTAATTTAACCCCCTCTACTATAATTTATCACACAAAAGGGCTTGAGACTTTGGGGATTATTACAAGGGTAAAAGATGGAAAGAACACTGTTTATTCCCTTAACTGTGATGTTGATGTTCTACTTCGCATAATTAAGGAGTACAAACCAAAAATCTGGGATAAGCTGGCGGATAAATTGATTGATTTAACGTTAACGTTTAGGGGGGAGGAAAAGTGA
- a CDS encoding universal stress protein: MKILVLIDGSKWSQKAALHAVAVAKKKNAKVVLFSVLDRREAKAFAFNLGARQGDFEKVRSFEEEIWSNMKRDIQDVMAEMLKFCRGEGVNCSIKIVEGIAKDKILEEANSGEYSLVIMGAYGKSGKTRIGSLLEEVAGNVKPPLLIVR, from the coding sequence ATGAAGATACTCGTGTTGATAGACGGGTCAAAGTGGAGTCAAAAAGCCGCACTCCATGCAGTTGCAGTTGCCAAGAAGAAGAATGCAAAAGTGGTACTCTTTTCAGTTTTGGATAGAAGGGAAGCCAAGGCATTTGCATTCAACTTGGGAGCAAGGCAAGGGGACTTTGAAAAAGTGCGCAGTTTTGAAGAGGAAATCTGGAGCAATATGAAAAGAGACATTCAAGACGTAATGGCCGAAATGCTAAAGTTCTGCCGGGGGGAGGGAGTAAACTGCTCCATAAAAATCGTCGAGGGAATTGCAAAAGATAAGATCCTTGAAGAAGCTAACAGTGGTGAATATTCACTTGTAATAATGGGGGCATATGGAAAGAGCGGGAAAACGAGAATAGGAAGTTTGCTGGAAGAAGTAGCTGGTAATGTGAAGCCCCCGCTCTTAATAGTACGCTAG